The Methanosarcina barkeri str. Wiesmoor DNA segment ATTTGTACTTCATTCCCAAAAAGCTCATTTAAGTTTCTCCCGAGGACCTCCTTTTTTGTTTTCCCTGCCAGTTCAAGAGCAGCCTTATTGATGTCTACTATGGAATCTGCAAGATCTACTACGATATATCCGTCACTCATAGATTCGATTACGTTTTCTCTAGCAATCGGAATAATGTTAAGGAACTCATGCTGCATGATACCCCAGAAGAGAATCAAACCTGTAATTGTAAATGCAAAAGGAGTAGGGTCAAGGAATGAAAAAGGACCTATATTTGCAATATGAAGAATATTCCCCAGGACTGGAATACAGGCTGCCGTTAGAGCAATTGCTGCCTGAGCCCTGTAGGGAGCAGTTAGATGGACAAACTGATTGAAGAAGAAGAAAATTCCGAGAAAAATTAAAATAAACGAATATATATAAAATACCCAGAAAAAAGGCCCGTGTATAAGCACAAGAAGAGGAAAGCCCTTTGAGATGTCCAGGTAATAGCCTAAAAAATACATCCCGTGAAAGCTGTTTGTAAGCATCAGAAGGATTATGAACAAAGGCATTATGAAAAATTCGTTCTGATATTTCCTTATGAATTCCTTACATATCCCTGAGTATTCCGATGCAAATAAAAACCATGCTACTGGAGCAAAGGCCATCCCAATATACTCGAGACGGGCAAAAAGATATTTGAGCTCAATGTCCATGAATCCGACTTCAAAGGCATAATTAACGGACCAGAGAGACATGCTTAGCATAATAAGTATGAAATATTTTGAGAAATACATCCTGCGGTACTGGAAAGCTTTGTAGGCTTTGATTGCAAGCAAAGTCGACATAACTCCTGAAAAAATTAATGCTCCCATATAGGGAAACGCGGCGGCGGGGATTTGCAGGCTGATGAGACTACCTTCCTTTATGAGTCAGTGTCATGCGGAGAATTGGGTGAAAGAAGTTAAAAAACATAAAATGTTTTAATAATTACACAAAGCCCAAATATATAAATTTATGTATTAAGTGGAGAAGTCACCAAACTGTTCATACTAGAACATTACTTTTGAAAGAAAAATAAAGGAAAACGAGTCAGAAAAATAAAAAAGATTTATAAATATGCTTTAGGCAAATCGACGTAAAAATCCATTAAATATTTCTACTGATATCGATTTATTTAGAACTTTTAAACTTCAATTTAAATTAAAAAGCCATTAAATGTTAATCATGTATTTATTAATACAGATTCACAATAAATAAGAGAAATTGCAAATCAGATTAGATATATAATCCTCATGACACTGATATTCAATTGAACTTATAAAAATAGCAATCAAAGATATTCATATATTAGGATGTACTTGCTGTCGAAAGTAAGATAAAAATAAGAAAGAAAAACGTTGTCTGGAACAGAGAAATCCCGGAAATTCGGAATGCAATTATAAGAATAAGAGCATCTTAATTAAGAGTATCTTAATTTCGGCTCAATCAAGGTTAAAATTCTCTCAGGGCGAATCATTTCAAGAATCTTCGAGAATTAAGGAGGGAGTAACTTGCCCGATCCGCTTCCAGGACTCTGCAGCATGGAGCCTAGAATTTCACCCATTAAGGCAGCAAAGGTGTCTTTCACGGTCTCAACTATTTTACTGGAAAATTAATTTTTTTGCCCTGAGAGCACTTTTACTCTTTGGTTTAGGGGAAATCAAAATATATAAAACTTACTGACAAAAATCTAAATGTAAAATAATGAAAAATAAAAAAGTTTGAGAATTTGAAGAAAGATAAATCAGTCATTCTCTGAAATAAAAATTGAAAAGGAATCTTCAGAATTTTTCATTGCTCGGTGAAAACTTGAGAATTTCAGGAAGTCCCAGATTGAATTTGCATTTTTCAGAACTTGAAGCCTCAAGAATCTGATGTTTTATATAGTAAAGTGCGTTCAGAATACTGTCACTGTCTTCAGAATTCATATCTCCGGCGTAGGGATGGATATTTTCTTCAAGGGCATTCAGAAGCTCTGGATCAAGGTCGTTTACGAAGTAAGTATCCAGAACCAGAAGGTTCGAAATCTGCTCGTAGAAAGCTGTAAGTTCCCGAAGCCAGTCTGGAACTCCGTAATCCCTTGCATACTTCTCCCTGTTCAGGAACGCAAGGTAACTGGAGATAGTATCTATGAGATCTTCGGTTAGCCTGTTGTCAGGAAACACGACTGGGAAACGTTTTATCACTGCAGGAGCTGTGTAGCTCGAGTACGCCATTTTAGACTTACAGACTGAAGGAAAGAGTCTGGCAATCGAACTATTAAGCACTGCAGTAATATAGGCATACCTGCTTGGATCCTTGAGAACAATGCCGCATCCGTTCTCAAATACATGGTTCCCTTCAGCATCATATGCAGCCTGCAGATGATAGCCTTCAGTAGCAATAATCTTAGGAGTGTTAAAGTATTCCAGAAATTTTCTGCCTTCTATACTATAATCTGCAGATTTGAGAGGAGAAGTATCGTGAAGGAACTTCTTTTTGAATTCCAGAATTCTCCCATAAGCCATAGGGAATCTTGTCTTGAGTTCTTCGGGAGGAATTACGTTGTATTCGTTCTTTTTTCCCGTAGCGGACAATTCATAAGGCAGCATGAAACGATAAGGTGAAGGGCGAAATGCAAATTTTTCGGAAAAGGCTCCTGATACATAGGAATAAACAATTTCAGGTTCTATAAATACAGGCCTGCATAGGCCTTCGCAAAGGTAATATGAGTCGGAACCGCCCTCTTCAGGAAGGGCAAGCCTGTGAAGTAGACCGTTTTGTGTGTTTATACCCCCAAAGATGCTCTCGGAGATATCTCCAAGTGTAACAGGTATTTCACAGATCTGTTCTACAATATTGTTTTGTTTAACAAACATCTATTTTTCACTTCTGTAAAAGTACGTTGAGAAATATATTCTCTTGTGCTTTTTATTTTCAGGACGAAATTCTAGAGGATCATTCCAATTATATGGCGCCTCAAGAATTTTGGACTTCTAGAC contains these protein-coding regions:
- a CDS encoding histidine kinase N-terminal 7TM domain-containing protein is translated as MGALIFSGVMSTLLAIKAYKAFQYRRMYFSKYFILIMLSMSLWSVNYAFEVGFMDIELKYLFARLEYIGMAFAPVAWFLFASEYSGICKEFIRKYQNEFFIMPLFIILLMLTNSFHGMYFLGYYLDISKGFPLLVLIHGPFFWVFYIYSFILIFLGIFFFFNQFVHLTAPYRAQAAIALTAACIPVLGNILHIANIGPFSFLDPTPFAFTITGLILFWGIMQHEFLNIIPIARENVIESMSDGYIVVDLADSIVDINKAALELAGKTKKEVLGRNLNELFGNEVQMPQSEAHESNFHKEIFLKSGLETKLFTLSVSPLLTKDDEEGRLLMMHDTTETYRYQEALKQANKKINLMSNITRHDILNQVNVLSGYTELISETLPENVKNDPRIVKYLNNLNKGIETIHSQIVFTKDYQELGVVSPIWQSVSNTAREASFPFSGQSLKFSIEESRVEIYADPLLKKAFYNLFDNAGSHGEHVTEISVSSRRTDDNLIIEIKDNGIGISPEMKELIFQKSIGKNTGLGLFLVKGILSITDMEIKETGTEGTGARFEITVPLGNWRENTSQ